The window TTTGCTCTTGGCCATTGGAGACTCCCCCGGAGATGAGCGAGAGTCTTCGAGCAGGCCGGGGCAGAACTAGTCTGTACGCAGTTACCACTTCAGTTTTAGGCTGCACATTCTACTTTCCGGGTCTCTGCTATTCAACAGACAAAGCGTATATTTGAGTATGCTGCCACCAAGTGCTGGTTGGTGCCCCTGTTATGGGCATGGGACATGGAAAATCAGACTAGCATCTTGGCCTTACAGAGAGTTCCAAGttgcccatgtgggtgctgagaattgaacttgggtcctctggcaAAGCAgacagcactcttaaccactgagccatctgtctagcccagcgattttcatttaaacagatgTCCTCGAGTCCTagtagttttcatttttgttccagAATAAAAAGTTTGGTTATGGTCACTTGAAGGTGACAGGGGAGTAGAGCGGCTCTTTGGGAGGtgacactttctttctttctttctttctttctttctttctttctttctttctttctttctttctttatagttTTAGGGAGGAAGTCTCACTCTGTCGTCCTGCCAGTCCTGAAGTCTTGGTTCAAGCGAGGACTAGCCTCAGCAGGCCCTCGAACAGCTGATTCAAGTCACTCCCGGCTCAGCAAGCACCAGCCATCGCCTGCAGCACAAGTCACGCTCAGTTGTTTTGTTCACATAGATGGAGCCCTCCCTGCCCAGAGACTCAGAAGTCAGCTTAGGTCAGAGTCCACTTCAGGAGCCCCCTCTCTTCAAAGGCAGCTTTCCCAACTGTGGGCATTTGTCTCGTGTTTTGAGACTAAGTCTAGGATAGCTCTTCACTCTCTAGCTGAAGACGGACCTTGATCCTGACCCTGCATCTCCCTCCAGAGTGCCAGGACTGGAGGCATGCACTGCCCACATTCAGCTTGGCTATAAAAATTTGAACGttttaatttcactttttttgtttttttgttttgttttgttttgtttttcgagatagggtttctctgtggttttggagcctgtcctggaactagctcttgtagaccaggctgggctcgaactcacagagatccgcctgcctctgcctcccgagtgctgggattaaaggtgtgtgccatcaccacccagcaatTTCACTTTTCTTGTGGAGGactccccacatacacacatatgaattcTCAAGCTGTATATGATCATAATTAATTAGAACCCCAGCTCTATATAACTTCCTCTCCTGGTACTCTAGGATGTTTCTCAAGGGTTCTGAAAAcacccttttctcctttccatgAGGCAGAGGAAAAGGCAACCTGGGCTAGATCCCAACtttggtgtttggttttttttttttaattatttggttaagtttacacatgtatatatgctgCATTGAGTTCCCATCCACCCCCTACACTTGCCCCCTTTAGCTCCTCCTTCCAGACACCTTTCCCAGtcctttgctgtgggacaatgttcttgtacactgtaaagatttgtcacttgttttagtttaataaaacactgattggccagtaaccaggcaggaagtataggcaggacaaccagacaagaagaattctgggaagagaaaaggcagagacacagtcaccacccaaaggcaaaggaagcaagatgagaatgcctcaatgagaaaaagtaccaagccacatggctaaacatagatagggactgtgggttaatttaagctgtaagagatagttaataataagaccGAGCtattaggccaaacagtttatgattaatataagcctctgtgtgtttcattgggactgaatggctgtgggaccgggCAGAACAGGAACTTCTGTTTACAGTTCTTAAAAGTTACTCTAGGTCTGGAAGTGTAGTTTAGTTGGTAGAATGATTCCCTAGTATtcgtgaggccctgggttcgctCCCCAGCACTCCATAGGCCTTTACTGGTAGTGatacacacttgcaatcccagatttgggaggtgaagacaagaggatcagggagctcaaggccagcatggactacaggAGGCCTTGTCtcacaaagcaacaacaaagggggctggagagatggtgtatCAGCTAACAGCACCTActgctccattcccagcacctgcatggcagctgaGGGCTGACCATAATTCCAGATCCAggggctccctcttctggcccccaggggcaccaggcactcatggAAGCAAACTTTTATAGACATATAAATGGAACAgcaaatgtaaacaaaaaaaaccaacaaacccaCAAACAATGGGCAGGACTTAGTGGACCAGTCTATAATCTCGGCACttaggaagtgggaggaggatccagagttcatcactgtcctcagctacacagaaagtttaaggccagccttggctgcctgagaccctgtttcaacaacTCAAAAAAGATAAGAATGGCCTCAAGGGAAGAGCTGAGAAGAGAGGCTGACTCTCTGAGCCACTGAGCCAGTTCAGCAGGGAAAAGCACTTGCTGAGAAAGTCTGCTGATGAGCTTGCTGCTCAGAACCCACGTGAAGTGAGGAGAGtcagctccacaaagttgtcctctgacctccagctgTATGTgcaccctcccccccacacacaatttacacacaataatattttttttgagacaaaagtctcactatatgtagccctggctgtcctggaactccatatactgactaggctggcctcatctacttgcctctgtctcccacgggctaggattaaaagtgtgtgccaccaactaggtggtggtgcacgcatttaatcctagcactcaggaggcagtcaggtgtatttctgtgagttcgagaccagcctgatctacacagccaAGACTATACACAATataaccctgtctcagaatacaaaaacaaacaaacaaaaaaactaactcTTCGGCAAACCCACCTGCTACATGCCAGCAAGGGGGCTTcaagttcttgtttttatttgttttgtttttaatctgcttgcttatttatttggagacagggtctctctacatagcactggctatcttggaacaacttatgtagaccaggctggtcttgaatacAGAGAtacacccgtctctgcctccctggtgctgggattaaaagcatgtgctatcACCTCCCGGCTCGCCCGACCACTTTTATCTGAACGCCAAAACAGAGCTTCTTAACCTGATGTCTTCCTAGTCGGGTCTGATCGCTGCATTGCAGGAAGTTTAGAGCTTTAAATGACTGTGACTGTTGTGTCACTGAAACCCAAAGGAGTTCTTACCGCCCGCCCATTTCCAAACGGCCCCTAGAGGGCATCATCACCCTCGACTGAACGCATAGGGCCATTTCCGACAGAGTCCCTGACCAAGATCAATCCGTTCTCCGTCACTGGCAGAGGAGGATAAAACAAGTCACAAGAAGCGCGGAAACCAGGCCATATCACGGTCCGCGGATGATTCGTCAGCCCCTTGTGAAGGAGGTTCGGACACATGGCTCAGAATCCCTTCGCGGGTTCTCCCTACCCACACGAGACACTGCTCGAGATGTCAGCTTCGCGTCCTCGGAGTCGGAGGCTTAGGGGACTTTGCCCTAGTCCCCCCAACCCTCAGCCATCCGGAAGCGAAGAGTTAACCCAGCAGACAGCAAGTCCGCCGCCGCGCCGCTAGGGGGCGATGCCCCGCACTCCGGCGGTCACGTGGTGTCGAGGGCGGAACCAACCACCAGACTGGCCAATAGGAACCGGGAGCGGGGTCCCGGGCCTAGAAGAAACGGCGGCCGGGAGGGGGCTACGAGATCATGGGGCTTCTGACCATTCTGAAgaagatgaagcagaaagaaCGAGAGCTGCGGCTGCTCATGCTGTATCCTCAGAGCGACCTAGCGGCCGCGAGGGTAGCGGGACCCGCCGGGTGGGCGGGGCCGGGCGCGGGGGCGCGGCCGCCGCGGGTACCCACCGCCGGTGGTGCGTCACGCACGCGGCTCTACCACTGCTCGGCGCGGGGCCGGGGCGGGCCGTACCACTCTGCGGGGCGGGGGGTTGCGTGCTAATGCTCGCGGTGTGAGCCTGAAGGCCGGGCCTAGACCGGGGTCTCCAGTGTCATGGGGAGGCGCGGCGTGGTGGTGCTGACTCGGACGTCACGGTCTCTCGGACTGGCTCTACGTGGGTCCTGCTCCTCCCCAACGCTGACCCCCCTCCCCTTCGTGTGGGCCCGGCAGTTCCCTCCGGGTTGGAATCCCAGGGGCGTGAGGACCGCCCAGGCCCCTGCGGGTAGGCGTGGACTCGGCCACAGGTCTAACTGTCACTCAGGGTCCCTGCCGACCTTGTGTTGCGTTAACTGGCACCTGCATCACCCGCTTTGCGCTTTGCGTTGTGCCTGTTTGCCTGAGCATCTGTGATCCACAAACcggcagggagagaagagggaaattAATGTGCCCTTAGAACGTTACCACTCTTGTCCATTTTAGACAGTTCTGGGGAGACAGTCATTAGGTTACTATTAATTGATCACCTTCTGTGATTAGGGAAACGAAAAAGCCTTCGTTATGGatgacaggaggaaaaaaaagcaataaagcaaataaataaaaagtgtagTTTGTCTTGAGAAGAATGCAGTCCAGAATGGTCAAAGAACACATCAATACAGTAGCTATTGGGCAGAGACTCGAGGAGGGTAGAGATGCCTGGAAAACTTAGACAGCGGACCTGCAAGTGCAAAGGCTCTAGGAGAGGATGAGCCTGGCTTGTtcaagagaagaagggaagagtggCTGGAAAGAGGCAGAGCCCATGGGCCGGGAGCACGATGGAGGAAGTGAGGTCATGGAAGTGGGAGGAAATGACAGTAGTGCTGGTAGGACCTGCTGCTAGATTGGAGGAGAATGCGAGGGGGGAGCTGAAGCCCCAGTCGCTGGTTTCGGGCCAGAGTAATCAGAACAAGGAGCCACTTGCTAAGCTAGAAGGGAAAGGTCCTTGGGAAGACACCAGCCCAGACTCTGTTTGGGCAGGTGGGTGACAATCGTCAGCATAGAAATGACTCTGGGATGACCCAGCTGGGGAGCCCTGAGAACCAGATGTTCAGACACTCGTGGGAGGTCAGATGAGTAGCAGGAATCCGGATGATGTTAAAGTGGCAGTGCTTGGGTGGCCTGCAAGATGGGCCACCTAGCCACTGGGGAGCAGTAAGGATCAGGGACCCACCTGGCGAGATGAGACTTGGGAAGCGTCAGGGGAAGAGTAGATGGGCCACGTAGCCACTGGGGAGCAGCAAGGATTAGGGACCCACCTGGTGAGATGAGGCTTGGGAAGCGTCAGGGGAAAcatagatggctcagtagctaagagcacttgctctcaTAGAGAGCagggattcagttcccagtatccacttGGTGCCTCAGAGCCGTGGGTGACCAGTCCAGGGgtcctcttctggctcctgtgggcactgcactcattcgttgcatacatatgcatgcaggcaaaacacttataaaatacttaaaacaaaaacaggtgtggtaccacacacctttaatcccagcatttgggaggcagaggcaggcaaatactgaggccagcctggtctacatagtaagttctaggccagccagggctacacagagagagaccttgtctcaaaaccaaaacagcaggaaaggaccaACATAATGTTAAacgtctgtaattctagcactcaggaggcagagtctggaGAATCACCACAAGTTTGATAGCAGTCTCTTTACATAGAGTTACAGATCAGATAGTAAGGCCCtgtctttaaagaaaagcaggccgggcggtggtggcgcacgcctttaatcccagcacttgggaggcagaggtaggcggatctctgtgagttcgagaccagcctggtctacaagagctagttccaggacaggctccaaagccacagagaaaccctatctcgaaaaaaaaccaaaaaaaaaaaaaaaaaaaaaaaaaaaaaaagaaaagcaggaggaTAGACGTTGGTGCAGCCGCATGTAAACACCGGTTCCCAGGAACCGCGCCTGAATCACTAGATGGGAGAGGGTGGACACGGAGTGCTGGTGCAGGAGATATGAGAGTTTGCTAATGAGGAAGACACGGAGAGAGGGACCCGTGAGAGGTGGAATGACGTGGGAAAGCACAGGATGACAGCAGCCAGCGTCCCAGGCTAAGGTGGGGCCGCAGATGATGAGAGGTACTCTGCTCCCCTCTCACAGATGGGGGTCCCAGGACCTGCATCAGGTGAGCAGGGAGAGGTTCCAAAAGCAAAGCTTGTTCCTTCCCTCACCCCTCCATTCAGACTGTGGTCACCCCAACTTCTCACCTGCTGTTGAGCTTACCCAATGGTTTGTTTTCTGCAGCAGAGGCTGCGGATTGTTCCAGAAACAGATGAAGGTGGGTCCCACCTCTAGGTGGTGGTTCCTATCTAGAAAGTGGGTCCCACTTCACTTGGTCCTTCAGAAGACTGGGCCCGTCTATTTTGGGCCTCAAGACCACACAGAAACCAAacaacggggctggagagacggctcatcagtaaagagcactagctgctcttgcagaggacctgggtccagttctcaacacccacatggtggttcacaaccaaaCACTGACCTCAATGGTACCTAAGGGGAAAGTCACTCCTTTCAGGAATGTCTCTCACTGATGTCAGGAACCCCAGGTACTCAACTTTCTCCTCTCCTACTTTAtttagtctttaatttttttagactTTTTTCTGTAAGTATtttacctatatgtatgtatgtgcatcatgttgtgtgcctggtgtccattgAGGTCAGTGtttggttgtgaaccaccatgtgggtgttgagaactggacccaggtcctctgcaagagcagctagtgctctttactgatgagccgtctctccagccccgttgtttggtttcttttgctAGTGTTTAAGTGCCGTCAGGGCAGAGACTTTGTCCATCAACACCTGAGGGGCCTGACACATAATAGGCACTTAATATTTGTTGCATAAATTATGTTACTTTCAGTAACATAATTATCTTCCACATTTATCTCAAGCCAAGTATGGGCCAGGCATGTGCTCAACTTGCTTCAGTATACAGTAGGAAAATACTAGTCCCTAAGAGGTCGATAGTGTGATGAGTCCAGCAGAGCTCGGGGACTTCTCCTTACCTATGTGCCCCAGAGGCTTGGACAATGCTGGCAAAACAACCATCCTTAAGAAGTTCAATGGGGAAGATGTGGATACCATCTCCCCAACACTGGGCTTCAACATCAAAACCCTGGAACACCGGGGGTGAGTAGGGTCGCTGAGGGCCACGTGGAGATGGGGGTGAATAGGGTCACTGGGGGCCACGTGGGGCTGGGGGAAGGCAGTGGGGACAGGACCAACCTGACCTTCATTGCTCCTTCCTTCCCAGATTCAAACTGAACATCTGGGATGTGGGTGGCCAGAAGTCTCTGCGCTCCTACTGGCGGAACTACTTTGAGAGCACAGATGGCCTCATCTGGGTGGTGGACAGTGCCGACCGCCAGCGCATGCAGGACTGTCAGCGTGAGCTGCAGAGCCTGCTGGTGGAGGAGGTGCGCCCTGGGCTTCCACCTGCAGCCAGGCCAAATACCTGCCACGTGGGCTGTGATTCGCCAGGATAGTGAAGCGGGTGATCCTTCACTGGGCCTGGGCAAAGACCTGGACTCCTGTCTCTTTGGTTTTACCCATCATCACCCTGAATTTCAGTCCCATGACTGCAGAAGCTGCCTCAAGACCAGGGCAGGGACGAAGCTCAGGAAGCCAGTGAAACTTGCATAGAATCTAACCTTGCTGTGTGGCTTTGGGAAGACACAACCTCTTTGAGCCTCAGCTGCCACATTCCTCAGATCATAATTAGGCTAATCTTGACATTTGTTATCTGGACCAAaataccttttttgttttgttgacacaGGGTTTTActctgtatctcaggctggcctcagctggccttgaactcctgatcccctgACCTCCACTTCTCAGACAATGGGATTactggtgtgtgctgccacatccCATTATTAGCTATTTATTTTGGCAGGGTTGATTTTGGGGGAGCTGGGGTCAGGTTTCcctagtagcccaggctggcttcaaattctgtatccttctgccttagtctcctgagtGTGAAGATTACAGTTGGGCACCACTAAGCCATGCTCAGGAATTGCCATAAGCTCCAAGTTTTATTTGGATACTGCCAACTTGAATCATGTTGCCACATTTCAGTTAGTTGAGGCCAAGGCACTTTTGAGAGGGTAAGAGGGAGCTGCTAATGCCTGTTCAGAAACCAGCAGGAATGCATAGGAAGGCCAGGCTAACAGACACACACTACCAGTATGCATGCAACCCCTTCTGGAATAGTGAACAGGTCAGGAGAGGTCACAGTTGTTGAAGGCTCAGCAGGACGAGTTCCAGAAGTTAGATTTCTCTTTGCATCTGGGGAGTTTTAAGTTGCAAGCACACCAAGAAGAAGTAGAGAAAAAGGCCAACAGGGCAGTCTACTGGGAGTACAACTTAAGGATTCGTGAACTGAGAGGAGGGGCAGGTGGTCATGTCCCAACATTCTCAGGGCAGCCTCCAGCATGCTTATACTTTCTGCACATGGCCAGAGCTACAGAGGGCTTGGATCCTGTGAACACCACCCTCCCCCTGATTATGGAAGAGGAACCTGAGACATGGAGGGGAGAGATGCTCACTGGGTGGTAGGAACCTGAGACATGGAGGGGAGAGATGCTCACTGGGTGGCAACTAGCATTAGCAGCTCTCTCCACTTTGCCTACCCCACCTGGGGCTCCCCAACAACCATGGAGCCCTGCTCCTGACCCTGCATGCTGACCACTGACCGCTTGTAGAGAAGGGATCAGGCTGTACTCTAAGCCTCCCCGAGCCCCAAcctgtcttctctttccccagCGCCTGGCTGGAGCAACCCTCCTCATCTTTGCAAACAAGCAGGACCTGCCTGGAGCCCTGTCCTCTAATGCTATTCAGGAGGTGAGTGGGGCCCTGGTACATGCTCACTGAGTAAAACTGAAAGGTCATTAGtactttattatctttatttattttttgtttgtttgtttttcgagacagggtttctctgtggctttggagcctgtcctggaactagctctgtagaccaggctggtctcgaactcacagagatccgcctgcctctgcctccctagtgctgggattaaaggcgtgcgccaccatcgcccggcactttattatctttaattttatttagttttggttttt of the Chionomys nivalis chromosome 8, mChiNiv1.1, whole genome shotgun sequence genome contains:
- the Arl2 gene encoding ADP-ribosylation factor-like protein 2 isoform X2; the protein is MGLLTILKKMKQKERELRLLMLGLDNAGKTTILKKFNGEDVDTISPTLGFNIKTLEHRGFKLNIWDVGGQKSLRSYWRNYFESTDGLIWVVDSADRQRMQDCQRELQSLLVEERLAGATLLIFANKQDLPGALSSNAIQEALDLASIRSHHWRIQGCSAVTGEDLLPGIDWLLDDISSRVFTAD
- the Arl2 gene encoding ADP-ribosylation factor-like protein 2 isoform X1, giving the protein MGRRGVVVLTRTSRSLGLALRGSCSSPTLTPLPFVWARQFPPGWNPRGVRTAQAPAAELGDFSLPMCPRGLDNAGKTTILKKFNGEDVDTISPTLGFNIKTLEHRGFKLNIWDVGGQKSLRSYWRNYFESTDGLIWVVDSADRQRMQDCQRELQSLLVEERLAGATLLIFANKQDLPGALSSNAIQEALDLASIRSHHWRIQGCSAVTGEDLLPGIDWLLDDISSRVFTAD